The genomic region cctgtttaatagtcaggtacctggtctgtcagagataggatacctgtttaatagtcaggtacctggtctggatctgtcagagagataggacacctgtttaatagtcaggtacctggtctgtcagagagataggacacctgtttaatagtcaggtacctggtctgtcagagagataggacacctgtttaatagtcaggtacctggtctgtcagagagataggacacctgtttaatagtcaggtacctggtctgtcagagagataggatacctgtttaatagtcaggtacctggtctgggtctgtcagagagataggacacctgtttaatagtcaggtacctggtctgtcagagagataggacacctgtttaatagtcaggtacctggtctgtcagagagataggatacctgtttaatagtcaggtacctggtctgtcagagagataggacacctgtttaatagtcaggtacctggtctgtcagagagataggacacctgtttaatagtcaggtacctggtctgtcagagagataggacacctgtttaatagtcaggtacctggtctgtcagagagataggacacctgtttaatagtcaggtacctggtctgtcagagagataggacacctgtttaatagtcaggtacctggtctgtcagagagataggatacctgtttaatagtcaggtacctggtctgtcagagagataggacacctgtttaatagtcaggtacctggtctgtcagagagataggacacctgtttaatagtcaggtacctggtctgtcagagagataggatacctgtttaatagtcaggtacctggtctgtcagagagataggacacctgtttaatagtcaggtacctggtctgtcagagagataggatacctgtttaatagtcaggtacctggtctgtcagagagataggacacctgtttaatagtcaggtacctggtctgtcagagagataggacacctgtttaatagtcaggtacctggtctgtcagagagataggacacctgtttaatagtcaggtacctggtctgtcagagagataggacacctgtttaatagtcaggtacctggtctgtcagagagataggacacctgtttaatagtcaggtacctggtctgtcagagagataggacacctgtttaatagtcaggtacctggtctgggtctgtcagagagataggatacctgtttaatagtcaggtacctggtctgtcagagagataggatacctgtttaatagtcaggtacctggtctgggtctgtcagagagataggacacctgtttaatagtcaggtacctggtctgtcagagagataggacacctgtttaatagtcaggtacctggtctgtcagagagataggatacctgtttaatagtcaggtacctggtctgggtctgtcagagagataggacacctgtttaatagtcaggtacctggtctgtcagagagataggacacctgtttaatagtcaggtacctggtctgtcagagagataggatacctgtttaatagtcaggtacctggtctgtcagagagataggacacctgtttaatagtcaggtacctggtctgtcagagagataggacacctgtttaatagtcaggtacctggtctggtctgtcagagagatagtatacctgtttaatagtcaggtacctggtctgtcagagagataggatacctgtttaatagtcaggtacctggtctgggtctgtcagagagataggacacctgtttaatagtcaggtacctggtctgtcagagagataggacacctgtttaatagtcaggtacctggtcagTCAGATAGATAggatacctgtttaatagtcaggtacctggtctgggtctgtcagagagataggacacctgtttaatagtcaggtacctggtctgtcagagagataggacacctgtttaatagtcaggtacctggtctgtcagagagataggatacctgtttaatagtcaggtacctggtctgtcagagagataggacacctgtttaatagtcaggtacctggtctgtcagagagataggatacctgtttaatagtcaggtacctggtctgggtctgtcagagagataggacacctgtttaatagtcaggtacctggtctgtcagagagataggacacctgtttaatagtcaggtacctggtctgtcagagagataggatacctgtttaatagtcaggtacctggtctgtcagagagataggacacctgtttaatagtcaggtacctggtctgtcagagagataggacacctgtttaatagtcaggtacctggtctgtcagagagataggacacctgtttaatagtcaggtacctggtctgtcagagagataggacacctgtttaatagtcaggtacctggtctgtcagagagataggacacctgtttaatattcaggtacctggtctgggtctgtcagagagataggacacctgttttatagtcaggtacctggtctgggtctgtcagagagataggacacctgttttatagtcaggtacctggtctgtcagagagataggacacgtgtttaatagtcaggtacctggtctgtcagagagataggacacctgtttaatagtcaggtacctggtctgtcagagagataggatacttgtttaatagtcaggtacctggtctgggtctgtcagagagataggatacctgtttaatagtcaggtacctggtctgtcagagagataggatacctgtttaatagtcaggtacctggtctgggtctgtcagagagataggacacctgtttaatagtcaggtacctggtctgtcagagagataggacacctgtttaatagtcaggtacctggtcagtcagagagataggatacctgtttaatagtcaggtacctggtctgggtctgtcagagagataggacacctgtttaatagtcaggtacctggtctgtcagagagataggacacctgtttaatagtcaggtacctggtctgtcagagagataggatacctgtttaatagtcaggtacctggtctgtcagagagataggacacctgtttaatagtcaggtacctggtctgtcagagagataggacacctgtttaatagtcaggtacctggtctgtcagagagataggatacctgtttaatagtcaggtacctggtctgtcagagagataggatacctgtttaatagtcaggtacctggtctgggtctgtcagagagataggacacctgtttaatagtcaggtacctggtctgtcagagagataggacacctgtttaatagtcaggtacctggtctgtcagagagataggacacctgtttaatagtcaggtacctggtctgggtctgtcagagagataggatacctgtttaatagtcaggtacctggtctgggtctgtcagagagataggacacctgtttaatagtcaggtacctggtctgtcagagagataggacacctgtttaatagtcaggtacctggtctgggtctgacagagagataggacacctgtttaatagtcaggtacctggtctgtcagagagataggacacctgtttaatagtcaggtacctggtctgggtctgtcagagagataggacacctgttttatagtcaggtacctggtctgggtctgtcagagagataggacacctgttttatagtcaggtacctggtctgtcagagagataggatacctgtttaatagtcaggtacctggtctgtcagagagataggacacctgtttaatagtcaggtacctggtctgtcagagagataggatacctgtttaatagtcaggtacctggtctgggtctgtcagagagataggatacctgtttaatagtcaggtacctggtctgtcagagagataggatacctgtttaatagtcaggtacctggtctgggtctgtcagagagataggacacctgtttaatagtcaggtacctggtctgtcagagagataggacacctgtttaatagtcaggtacctggtcagtcagagagataggatacctgtttaatagtcaggtacctggtctgggtctgtcagagagataggacacctgtttaatagtcaggtacctggtctgtcagagagataggacacctgtttaatagtcaggtacctggtctgtcagagagataggatacctgtttaatagtcaggtacctggtctgtcagagagataggacacctgtttaatagtcaggtacctggtctgtcagagagataggacacctgtttaatagtcaggtacctggtctgtcagagagataggatacctgtttaatagtcaggtacctggtctgggtctgtcagagagatagtatacctgtttaatagtcaggtacctggtctgtcagagagataggatacctgtttaatagtcaggtacctggtctgggtctgtcagagagataggacacctgtttaatagtcaggtacctggtctgtcagagagataggacacctgtttaatagtcaggtacctggtcagtcagagagataggatacctgtttaatagtcaggtacctggtctgggtctgtcagagagataggacacctgtttaatagtcaggtacctggtctgtcagagagataggacacctgtttaatagtcaggtacctggtctgtcagagagataggatacctgtttaatagtcaggtacctggtctgtcagagagataggacacctgtttaatagtcaggtacctggtctgtcagagagataggatacctgtttaatagtcaggtacctggtcttggtctgtcagagagataggacacctgtttaatagtcaggtacctggtctgtcagagagataggacacctgtttaatagtcaggtacctggtctgtcagagagatatgacacctgtttaatagtcaggtacctggtctgtcagagagataggacacctgtttaatagtcaggtacctggtctgtcagagagataggacacctgtttaatagtcaggtacctggtctgtcagagagataggacacctgtttaatagtcaggtacctggtctgtcagagagataggacacctgtttaatattCAGGTACCTGGTctcggtctgtcagagagataggacacctgttttatagtcaggtacctggtctgggtctgtcagagagataggacacctgttttatagtcaggtacctggtctgtcagagagataggacacctgtttaatagtcaggtacctggtctgtcagagagataggacacctgtttaatagtcaggtacctggtctgtcagagagataggatacctgtttaatagtcaggtacctggtctgggtctgtcagagagataggatacctgtttaatagtcaggtacctggtctgtcagagagataggatacctgtttaatagtcaggtacctggtctgggtctgtcagagagataggacacctgtttaatagtcaggtacctggtctgtcagagagataggacacctgtttaatagtcaggtacctggtctgtcagagagataggatacctgtttaatagtcaggtacctggtctgtcagagagataggacacctgtttaatagtcaggtacctggtctgtcagagagataggacacctgtttaatagtcaggtacctggtctgtcagagagataggatacctgtttaatagtcaggtacctggtctgggtctgtcagagagataggacacctgtttaatagtcaggtacctggtctgtcagagagataggacacctgtttaatagtcaggtacctggtcagtcagagagataggatacctgtttaatagtcaggtacctggtctggatctgtcagagagataggacacctgtttaatagtcaggtacctggtctgtcagagagataggacacctgtttaatagtcaggtacctggtctgtcagagagataggatacctgtttaatagtcaggtacctggtctgtcagagagataggacacctgtttaatagtcaggtacctggtctgtcagagagataggatacctgtttaatagtcaggtacctggtctgggtctgtcagagagataggacacctgtttaatagtcaggtacctggtctgtcagagagataggacacctgtttaatagtcaggtacctggtctgtcagagagataggatacctgtttaatagtcaggtacctggtctgtcagagagataggacacctgtttaatagtcaggtacctggtctgtcagagagataggacacctgtttaatagtcaggtacctggtctgtcagagagataggacacctgtttaatagtcaggtacatggtctgtcagagagataggacacctgtttaatagtcaggtacctggtctgtcagagagataggacacctgtttaatagtcaggtacctggtctgtcagagagataggatacctgtttaatagtcaggtacctggtctgtcagagagataggacacctgtttaatagtcaggtacctggtctgtcagagagataggacacctgtttaatagtcaggtacctggtctgtcagagagataggatacctgtttaatagtcaggtacctggtctgtcagagagataggacacctgtttaatagtcaggtacctggtctgtcagagagataggatacctgtttaatagtcaggtacctggtctgtcagagagataggacacctgtttaatagtcaggtacctggtctgtcagagagataggacacctgtttaatagtcaggtacctggtctgtcagagagataggacacctgtttaatagtcaggtacctggtctgtcagagagataggacacctgtttaatagtcaggtacctggtctgtcagagagataggacacctgtttaatagtcaggtacctggtctgtcagagagataggacacctgtttaatagtcaggtacctggtctgtcagagagataggacacctgtttaatagtcaggtacctggtctgacagagagataggacacctgtttaatagtcaggtacctggtctgtcagagagataggatacctgtttaatagtcaggtacctggtctgtcagagagataggacacctgtttaatagtcaggtacctggtctgtcagagagataggatacctgtttaatagtcaggtacctggtctgggtctgtcagagagataggacacctgtttaatagtcaggtacctggtctgtcagagagataggacacctgtttaatagtcaggtacctggtctgtcagagagataggatacctgtttaatagtcaggtacctggtctgtcagagagataggacacctgtttaatagtcaggtacctggtctgtcagagagataggacacctgtttaatagtcaggtacatggtctgtcagagagataggacacctgtttaatagtcaggtacctggtctgacagagagataggacacctgtttaatagtcaggtacctggtctgtcagagagataggatacctgtttaatagtcaggtacctggtctgtcagagagataggacacctgtttaatagtcaggtacctggtctgtcagagagataggacacctgtttaatagtcaggtacctggtctgtcagagagataccTTCGGTATCTGTAACACACCTGTAAAACACCTGACCAATTATCGTTGTCCTCCTGTTTATAATCTATTACATAGTCAGGCATTAAGGTAGTTCACCTTTTAGTAGCACCTGACCAACACATCTAAGACCTGACCACCTCCATTCATTTTATAACCAGATATCAAGTTTAAAAGTAACCAACACACCTAATCAACTATATAGTGTCCAATTACAATAACCAGGTTTACCTGACCAGCCGCCAAGGTAACACACCAAATACTAGCACAACAGATCAACTATGACCAGAGTTTATAGCCCATTGACGATCATCAAGCAGCTGTTCCGGGAAAATGTTCCTATTCGGCTCGAAGgaccgtttaaaaaaaaaacatgtttaaagAAAACAGGATTATCATATCATTATCCATCTACGATGGAGCAAGACAGGTTTACAAATGTTTCAGAAActtttgtttccttcttgttgTCCAATAGGAATATACCTCACGTATTGTCTTCCTGTTTGTTGTCCAATAGGAACATACCTCAAAATATTGTCTTCCTGACTGTTGTCCAATAGGAACGTACCTGACCAACGAGGCCAAAGGAGCGGACGATGCACCGGATGCTGATACAGCTATCATCAACGCAGAGGGCAACACACATGCTGAGGGGAAGAAGGAGTACTTTATCTAGACTGTAGAGGGCGCTCTGATCCGCTGCCCCAAAACGTGCTGAGGGGAAGAAGGAGTTTAGATTGGTCTGctgccccctctttctctctctttctctctctctctctctctctctccacctctctctctctctctctctctctctctctctctctctccacctctctctctctctctctctctctctctctccacctctctccacctctctctctctatatttctttCTCCACTGCCCCTGCTGCCTCACTGAGGGAACCCCCTGGGCAGTATGTAGAGAGGAAACACTCCTTTttccattcatccccctctcctgctGGCCTTTTTGTTCTGTTTTGTTATCATTCCATCCTTCACGTCTTTTTGTCCAACCGGCCTGGTTTACATTGCCGGCTTTCATTTTTAAAGGCCGCACCCTATTGGCCGTCTGGGGATGTTGCCTTTTTATTTCTGATGGTGTTTTATCTGCTAAATAAAAGCCTGAGAATCTGCATATCCACGAGACCACGCCCACCTCTTTTTTAAAACCACCTAACTGGATCCCTCAAataccaccaacacacacacactcccggtccataacacacacacgcacactcccggtccacaacacacacacacactccctgtccacaacacacacacacactcccggtccacaacacacacacactcccggtccacaacacacacacacactc from Oncorhynchus nerka isolate Pitt River unplaced genomic scaffold, Oner_Uvic_2.0 unplaced_scaffold_1446, whole genome shotgun sequence harbors:
- the LOC135568615 gene encoding cell adhesion molecule 2-like; amino-acid sequence: MGQRGPDHALIGGVVAVVVFVTLCLIIFLGRYLARHKGTYLTNEAKGADDAPDADTAIINAEGNTHAEGKKEYFI